Sequence from the Myxococcales bacterium genome:
CCCGATCGGAATCGCTTTCGACGATTTCGAGCGGCGTGCCAAAAACGCCGCCCCCAGGTCCAGACCCGATGGCGAACGAATGGTCCTGGGCCTCGATCGACTGGATTACACCAAGGGCATCCCAGAAAGAATACGCTCCTTCGAACGCCTGCTGGAACTTCATCCCGAGCATCGCGGAACCATTACGCTACTTCAGCTCGCGGTTCCGAGTCGCTCGCAAGTCGCTGAATACCGGGAGTTGAAGCGCGAGATCGACGAACTCGTGGGGCGGGTCAACGGTCGCTTTGCCACGTCGCGTTGGTCGCCCATTCGATATCTGTTCCGCTCCATCAACAACCAAGAACTCGCTTCGCTGTATCGCGACGCGGACGTTGCACTCGTGACTCCCCTGCGCGACGGAATGAATCTGGTCGCCAAAGAATTTGTGGCGTCGCAAGTGGGGGACCCGGGCGTATTGATCCTTTCACGCATGGCCGGTGCCGCCGAGACCATGCGCGAAGCCCTGCTCGTCAATCCATACAACATTGACGAAACCGCAGAGGCGATTCATCGCGCGATCACGATGGACGAACACGAGCGAAGCTCCCGAATAGCGGCACTGCGCAAGCGAGAGGCGCGAGATGACATATCGAGCTGGGTCGACAGTTTTCTCGATGCGGCGGCTCGTCGGCAAACCCAGCTGTCTCCCATTTCTGGTGAGGATTTCCAGTTGTGGTTGGGCACCGCACTCAATCGCCCAAGGCTTGCGCTCTTCCTCGACTACGATGGAACCCTCTCCGAGATTCAGAGTCACCCATCCGATGCCATCATGACCGAGAGCATGCGTATAGTGCTTGCGCGGTGCGCGGAACGACCCGATACGGATGTGGCCATCATTAGCGGTCGCGGTCTCGACGACGTGAAACAAATTGTCGACATGGGCGAACTCACCTACGCCGCAAATCACGGGCTCGAAATCACCGGTCCGCAAATCGACCGCTTTACCCATGAAGACCTCATCCACTACCAGGATCGAACTCTCGAATTGACGAAAGCCCTCGAGGAAGTTCACCTGGACGGTGCCTGGACCGAGGCCAAAGGGGCCACCCTCACCTACCACTATCGCGGAGTTTCGGAAGGTCGCTGGCCCGAACTCGCCAGCCGCGCCCACGACATCATCATTGCCGCGGGGTTCCAGGCGCGCGCCGCGCATTGCTCGATCGAGGCGCGTCCTCCCATCGGCTGGGACAAAGGTCGGGCCGCGCTACACATCCTCCGGTCCCTCTACGGACCCTCGTGGTCGGAGCAGGTCCGGGTGATCTACGTCGGCGATGATCAAACCGATGAGGACGCTTTTCGCCTGCTCAGCGGCCTGGCCTATACCTTCCGTGTCGGCCCGGCGGATTCACTCACGGCGGCGACCCGAATGTTGCCCAATGTAGATTCTGTGTGCGCGCTTCTCGGGTGGTTGGCCAACAGGCCACCGCAACTCGACCTGAACGCGCGGATCAAAATTGAATGACGCTGCGGATCACCTCACCGCGGTGCATCAGATCGAAGGCGGTGTTGATCTCTTCCAGCGGCATCACGGCACCTATCATTTCGTCAATGTGAATACGGCCAGCCAGGTAGCGATCGACGAATTGTGGCAACTGCGTACGACCCTTGGTTCCGCCAAACGCGGTGCCCCGCCAACTGCGCCCAGTTACGAGTAGAAACGGTCGCGCATGAATTTC
This genomic interval carries:
- a CDS encoding bifunctional alpha,alpha-trehalose-phosphate synthase (UDP-forming)/trehalose-phosphatase, whose amino-acid sequence is MGPGAQSTGPVALVSGPSSLQSTKPSREAAVVVVSNRLPFTITRTAGGLDRSASSGGLVSALGPVLRDRGGTWVGWPGIDLNPHEVLPLQDESYEIKALYLDEREVTHYVHGFSNRTLWPLMHSLPARTRFDRLDFKVYWEVNERFADAAVTAVSGDDLIWIHDYHLMLAPEFVRQRLPRVRLAFFHQVPFPPYDIFRLLPWDRELLRGLLACDLVGFHVKGYADNFLDCVEKRLGSRVDRKAMIVEHGKRTVQVGVFPIGIAFDDFERRAKNAAPRSRPDGERMVLGLDRLDYTKGIPERIRSFERLLELHPEHRGTITLLQLAVPSRSQVAEYRELKREIDELVGRVNGRFATSRWSPIRYLFRSINNQELASLYRDADVALVTPLRDGMNLVAKEFVASQVGDPGVLILSRMAGAAETMREALLVNPYNIDETAEAIHRAITMDEHERSSRIAALRKREARDDISSWVDSFLDAAARRQTQLSPISGEDFQLWLGTALNRPRLALFLDYDGTLSEIQSHPSDAIMTESMRIVLARCAERPDTDVAIISGRGLDDVKQIVDMGELTYAANHGLEITGPQIDRFTHEDLIHYQDRTLELTKALEEVHLDGAWTEAKGATLTYHYRGVSEGRWPELASRAHDIIIAAGFQARAAHCSIEARPPIGWDKGRAALHILRSLYGPSWSEQVRVIYVGDDQTDEDAFRLLSGLAYTFRVGPADSLTAATRMLPNVDSVCALLGWLANRPPQLDLNARIKIE